The sequence TTTGCGCATCTGATGCGGCTTTAAACAATTCGGAAGGCTCATCCTTCAGTATCTGTGCCCAGGAACTGACAAAGCCCTCGTGGTAATTCAGTTCATAGGGTAGGTTCAGTTCTTTGCTTAGCAGCAAAGAGGCCAGGTTCGTCCGCAATTCCTCACGGATCATCACAAATTCACCCGCTTCGCCTACCAGCGGACGGTTCAGCCGGTTCTCTGCTGCTGTCCAATGGGCCAGTTGGTGCAACGCTTCGGCATAATACTGTTCCGGGCTGGCAAATTGTTCCATATCCGGGATAATGATCGCATCTAACTGGCGGTCATAGAACATATCCTCGCCGCCATTTTCGATCACGGCTTTACTGTTATCCAGTATCGCCTGCGCACGTTCAGCGGGTAAAAGAATGTTTGGCTCCTTTTCCCATTTTTCGAGCTTGCGCATCTGCTCACCGTTAAAGAGCCAGGCATCGACCTGTTTGGGTTCGTCCAGCTTGATGCGCTCGGTACGCTGCTTGCCGTTCTCTTTTAAAACGGGCTGCCCTTCACCGTCCACCATTTTCTGGTATTCGTAATTGGACATAAACTGGATCAGTGTGCCAGTGGCACCTTTGACCACCGCCGTATGGTTACGGTTGGCCTGGTTGGAAGTGCCCCAGCGCGGGTCGTCCCGTTTCTGCATTAACAGGATAAGCGCTGACGGCCCGGCATAACGGTGGCCGCTTTCGATGTTGAACGGCAATGCCGAGTTTAAACTGTTGTTTGGGCGTTGAAAGATGGAAGTTCCAGCTTTCAGGTCCGCGATCATTTTTCCTGTGATCTGTTCGGACAGGGGTTTAAAAGGTGTACTCATGGTTTTTCCTTATTTAATTTGTTAATTGATTATTCATTAAGCCCCGCAGAAAATACAACGGGTTGACAGGTGCTTGTTTGTAGCTGACGCTGAAGTGTAAATGCTCACCGGTCACCCGACCGGATGAACCGGTAATACCTAATGGGGTACAGGAATTCACATAGTCTCCCGGCAATACAAAGACCTGCGATAAATGGCCATACAGTAAAATAAAGTCGCCGCTTGCCAGGCGGATATACACACCAGTCACCCGGTTATAGCCCACGAATGCAATTCTCCCTTGCATGACCGCAAAAACGGTATCATGACGCGCCCGCAGGTCGATACCGGAATGAAAGCACAATTGCCCGGTAACAGGATGGACGCGAAATCCGTAGCCTGATGTAAGCGATAAATGCCGCAATGGCAAAGCCAGCAAGCAGCAGTAAAATAATTTAATCATCGTCCGTATTGATTAGAAAAGTCCCGGGAAAGCTGGTTTTTTAAAATTTCGACACATAAGTGTTGAATTGCAGGATTGTCACGGGCAGTTTGCATGGCTTTGATCTTTTCGGTCACATCTCCATAGCGCACTAACAGTTCTACGCGTCGCAAAGCCATGAATTCATTTGAGGTTTTATCATGCACCAGGCTCGCGAGGTTGTTCTGTATTTGATCAGCGGACAAGAATGTAAACAAGGCATCCGTCGAAAAAAGCCCGGTCTTATCCCGGAAGTCCACATAAATATTATCAAGGGCAATGTCGGCTTCGCTAATCACGCCGACCTGGTTGCGTTTGCCCAAAGGATCAGCTATCAGCCCAGGATGCACAAATACCACCACGCCCCGCAGCTTATCGTTTGCGCCGGAAATTTTAAAGAAATCAAAATCGTTCATCACCTTCAGCGTCCTAAGCTATAATCCTGCTTCAATCCCAGTTCTTCTTCCAGCGAAGCCATGCTATATGCCAGTATCACAGGGTTATCGCGCGCAATTTCAATCGCTTGCCGGTGATCCTTCGTTAAGTTGGAGTTGGCCAGCAT comes from Mucilaginibacter mali and encodes:
- a CDS encoding M23 family metallopeptidase; the protein is MIKLFYCCLLALPLRHLSLTSGYGFRVHPVTGQLCFHSGIDLRARHDTVFAVMQGRIAFVGYNRVTGVYIRLASGDFILLYGHLSQVFVLPGDYVNSCTPLGITGSSGRVTGEHLHFSVSYKQAPVNPLYFLRGLMNNQLTN
- a CDS encoding zincin-like metallopeptidase domain-containing protein; its protein translation is MSTPFKPLSEQITGKMIADLKAGTSIFQRPNNSLNSALPFNIESGHRYAGPSALILLMQKRDDPRWGTSNQANRNHTAVVKGATGTLIQFMSNYEYQKMVDGEGQPVLKENGKQRTERIKLDEPKQVDAWLFNGEQMRKLEKWEKEPNILLPAERAQAILDNSKAVIENGGEDMFYDRQLDAIIIPDMEQFASPEQYYAEALHQLAHWTAAENRLNRPLVGEAGEFVMIREELRTNLASLLLSKELNLPYELNYHEGFVSSWAQILKDEPSELFKAASDAQKIVDHILGFEQQIEEKLEADQNVQTEHGNETGKAAESGVDTTKIDPTKLTEGEVIPHNGTEFKVIKAQKNNVYQMQDLGSERKFKMSSKDALFGELLDARNNSQEVSLDRGTSAEEAAYHEIEAVEQFLDEQYQIER